Genomic window (Ictalurus furcatus strain D&B chromosome 26, Billie_1.0, whole genome shotgun sequence):
AATGGGATATCAGGGAACGGGTTtggaagaaataaaagattAGTTCTGGACTTCAGATGTATTTCTCGATTAAAGTTCAGAGGTCTGAAGCTGGGAAACCTATAAACCAACCTCCAGCTGAGGAGTCTGTCAGACTGGTGGGGTCTTAAAACTAAAATTAccacacacataaaaacaaaaaacacaagacaTGTAAACAAACTGCACCTTCACTGACACGTTTCAAACTTTAAACTGCATTTAGATAACTATAGTTACTCCAgacatatatttaacacaatatATGGGAGTTATTtttcacaaaaaacaaaaccacacatgTGAGCTTGATGGGGTTGATCACATCCTGAGGTAATGAACACACAAgtctgttgttttatttatatccgTCACCGGGCTAAACCTGACTACCATTATTAGTAGCTTCATTTTACttaagtatattttttttatctttaagtttctgaaataataccgcaaaaataactaaataaacacGACACAGTGTGTCTCAGTCAGAGTTTATATGAGTTAGGCTAGTCATGAAACCACGCGCGACGGTATGCTAACAAGCTACATAGCATGGCtgaattagcttagcttagcttagcacGGCTCGCGGACAATGGGAcgaaattttacatttattcggCGGTGTTTCTTCACAAAATGGCGCCCAGTTAGAAAAGTGGGGTTGGGGGGAAATACTTTAATAATGAAAGACGCGCCACagatgtaacacacacacacacacttaaagcgCCATGCCGGTCGCAGTGAAGAGAGAAGGCCTTTAGAGTATCAGACGCTCACGCGAGGCAAAACAATGCGTTGCTAATGCCCGCGAGGAAAACAACTAAATGTGGTtcgcttttaaaaataaataaataaaccaagcTTTACGTAACGCGCTACTGAGTAAGCACCCTAGCTAACATCAccggtagctagctaacacatcCACGTTTCACGTCTTACTGTGTTTTTTTCAGGCcgctcgcgcgctctctctctcacctgccgCGCGCGCTGCACCGCATCCGCGAACGCGTCCTTCTTTATCCCGGCGGCTCCCAGTGCTGCTGCTCCGGCCCCGGAAGGCGGCACCGAGCTGTAGTCCGACATTACTGTCCGTGTGTTCCGCTATAAATCCGTGTAGAgatagaggaggagagagaacgCTGGGCCCGGGGAAGACGTGCACCGGAGCTGGAAGGCGAGAAAAGCCAAGTTACCCGggaaaggaagaagagaagaagaagggggCGCGCTCGCGCCGCGGCATCCGAGCTCGCGTTTCTATTGGCTCGCGTTTCCTCGTTCGCGTTATAAACAGCCAATGAGAGCGCACCACGGAGGCGGGTGCAAACACTTCTCCAAACGCGATTGGCTACAGCAAAGGTTaaggaggtttttttgttttttgtttaaataaaaatgcgGCCGAGATTGCGGGTTTGaattcaaaatggcttcctAGTGAACAGGAAGTGCCCTAGAGCGGAGTGTGTTATTGACGGTAGATGTAGTGCGCTTGTGTGAGGAGGATAAAGGTATTTGAGATGGTTGCTGGGTTTGCGGAAGCGATTTTGCGACTGGttgaggttgttgttttttttttgggggggggggggggggtgtttaaaGGGCAAAGTTAGAAATTGTCCTGTTTTTATTCTTCTGAACTCTCCTTTTATGAACTTGTGACtcaactaataaaaataaatatactaaaAAACATAAATCTTTGGTTTTTAGGAAGACCCATCAAATgtaatccctgctgaaaaaaaaacaacagaaacgaTTACAAAACATTCTGATGGTTTCCACtagaaataccattacaaaccatcaggtaaccattaaaaccattaccattattggttcttAATGATCTCCAATAGACAttacatgccaccaatagaaggcaacaaattaccagtagagacctacagggaccattacagtttccattacaattcccattacaacaattaaaaccatcacaaattctatgaccccccccccccagcagggatatgtttattaattttattaaattgtaattcttacatttttttgtaaataatattttaatgttgCTTTGATGCAAATAAACGAAATGTAAACAGGGAACATGTTTACTGCATCAAACGTTCCCATTTTCACACAGATTCACACTTCTGCACAAATACTAAGAACTCCAaacttatattattattattattttaataatttacataaagtCTCAAGCATGCATTCAATCTACAAAACATTCCTGGAAATAGCACTTGCATTCCACACTTTATATAAAGTACATGAAATTACAACGTTTAATCAGGATTCAGCTGATACATACAGGCAGAGCAAACAGAAATGcttcaaataataaacaaaatcttaATACCCAGTGTGTTGCTAACTCTTCGATGAATAATGTgtcagaaatatttaaataaaaaaaaataaaaaaaaattaccaccTCAGGGACCTAAAACACCTCAGGTGCTGTAACACTGCCACTTTTTTCAGTTCTTCAGTTCAATTGTGCTGTTTGatcaaagtgtaaaaaaaaataaataaataaaaaaaaatcagtttttggtttctatcacacacactcacacacacacacacacacacacacacacacacacacacacacacacacacacacacgttgtgcATGGCTGTAcactcttgaaaaaaaaaaaacggttcttcaagggttcattggatattatttagttttacttgaaaatgttttttggaGCGCTCCATCACAGGGTTCCACCCAGAACCTTTAAGGATTCCCTCAGagtccaaaacaaaaaaccctttgGGGCTGCACATTTTCTAAGAGGTGTCATTTCCCTATTAAAAACAGTCTTCCATCACTGATCAAAAGCTCTAAACCAAACCCTATGTAGAAACCTGCGACAGAGTGTTTCCTTGTCAGTTGGGGTTTCAAGCAGAACTCTTGAAGAGCCCCATTTTTTCATTTGGTTTCCCTTTCAACAAAGGTACCAAGCAGGACCCCTTTAGGAAGCTAGAACCATTCATTATtccaaagagagaaaaaacaaaaaacacacattttcaaaaaaGTGTGCAAttactgtggaaaaaaaatgcagattagACTTAATAATAGTTATCTATTTATCATCAGTATAGTACCTGAAGTAAAgtttaaatctagaaccctaaaGGATTCTTTAGTTCATTCTTCTGTGTAAAGCTTTAAAgcaatggtcaccaaccctcttccttgaggttccttcctgcaggtttcatcgcCGACTAAAACAGTGTGTATTAGATTTtggttgatcaagaacttcttaaggccatgactagatggtcaggtgggcaccattatggctggagctaaagtcttcaagAAGATAGATTTCCAGgtacagggttggtgaccattgcTTTAAGGCTCTCTGGAGAACCCTACAACTGAGAATTTTCCATTCAGAGAGGGTTCAAAGTACAGTAGATCCTTTTCACGAACCTAAGAATACTTTACTATCCAAAGTTCCCAGGAAGAaccttatttattcattttatctaAAGTGTAGGTACTCTAGTGAAAACAGTCATGATGTCTGATCAGAAATTTTGGTTCTAGAAGGGTTTCGACTCTACACTCTTTAAAAAGGTTCCTTAAAAGGTTCGGATGGTTCTAGCTTTCGTCACTCAACATGGAGTGAATGCAAAGGCTCCAAGTAGGTGTTTGTTTTGGAGAAACAACTCAGAACTACAATCATCTCTGAGAGCATCACTGATCTGCTTGAATACTTGTATTTTTTAAGATTCGAGGACCAACGCACTACAAGCCCTACATCTTTTATTGACATCAACATCATTACAATGCTGGCTTGGAGGATGAGTGCAGGCAGAATTTAGGGCATCTTTTGGGACAGAGCTTGTAATGTTACCTCTAATAAGAcctgggctgtgtcccaaatcacaaaCATCTGTACTAGTGGTACTTACGATATGACAGTATTCAGTAACGTACTACTTATACACATAAAGTGTCCTAAAAGTCCAGAATTATAAACTGATCATGATCATGATCCATCAAAACATCTGGGCTGTGAGTTTAAATCAAAGATCTGGGCATGTAACTGCTAGGTTATGAGTTTAAAATCCCAACACTGACAGAGAACCTGGGGGACTTTTGAGCTTGCACTGTGCTCAAGTTTGATTTAATACTTTAAAAAGACTTTGAAAGTGTCATTTATGACCTAATTTGCTGATATGAAGAACTATATCTACCAAATAAGTTTCACAGTTAACTTAAACTCATGAAATTTTCCCCAACTCTGTGTATGCTAGCTCAACAAACCgatagctagcattagcatcGGTTTAACACCTGCCAAAAATCCATATTAATTTGAATTTATGACAAACGAATCCttgtaaaaatgtaacattttgatATAGTAAAACTTTAACTAAAACTATTAGGGACACACGGACACGCTGTGGTcgtttataaacaaatatggaTGTTAATTTCGTTGTAAATTAGCATGAACCGGACGCAGTTCTACCAGATCGCCACTAGGCGGAGATTCTCCATCTAGATTTTCACAAGGCTTGTAACAGCGCAGCCCCAATTTGCAGGTACGAAGAACCAAATATACTTAATAAAATCAcacgtttacattttttttagttaaataattatatttccaCACGTCTCTGTGTATGCTAGCTCAACAACTGGTAGATGGAGTTAACCTCCATTTCAAGCAACTTAGCTaaaaaaaagctacatttatttgaatttaagaCAATTTAATacttataaaatgtaaatgtgggaTAATTAAAACTTAATTAGACCCAATGGACACTCTGTGATCGTCTCTATGAATAAACATGAACgtaaattaattataaagtaGCTTTGACCCAATGCAGTTCCACCAAATCACCGCTAGGTGGAGGGCTCTACTGTACTGTTCGGATTTGCACATATCACATAATACAAGAATACAGCAAGAAAGACTCTCCCCCTAGTGGTGATCTGGTGGCACTGCACCGAGTCCGAAGACGTTTAAAGTGAATTTAGGTTCATATCTGAGCAGTGAGTACAGGGGTAAGCAGAGTAAAAAGGGGTCTGAAACACACTTTTCCATTGTTTCATTCTCACACGTACACTCCATGGTTAAGAAAATAGATCCAGTcttttatacattataaaatataccACATGCTCACTTACATGCAACCTacatttgtattaaaaatgtagCACATGCTCATTTACGTATACtgtattttccagactataaacCTCTAGTCCTTCTGCCAGGCCTGAAAATATCTCTCAAAGTCTAAATGCCAAACCTTATGAAGATGTTCACCTATCCATAGCTTACCGTAAACACCCTATTACTCTTAATCCAATGAAATAAAGACATGCTAGATAGCATGTATGGATCATAACAGATGCTACAGGTTTTATAGTCTGGGGAAtacattgcacacacacacacacacacacattcttgttTCTAAGTATTAACACACACTTTAGCGttcatttcacctcctgaagaggacaGCCTGTGAGTCTGAATGTGAAGATCCTGTTGATcaacagcacaaataaacaccaagaaaatggagaaataaCAACGTAACAAAGCTGTATAGGTTACAGTCTTGCTTATAGTTATGTAAAACATAAATGTCAGCTGtcacaagttgttttttttttttgcatatttaaatgGTAATATAAACTAGTTTTATTGATTaaccgttttatttatttattacaaacgACTGGATTATAGCCCTGTTGGTTTTGAGTCAGAATGTAGAACTTGAGCTTTCATCTTCTCTGTCTTTAAGAGTAAATCCACTCTTTGGTCAATACATCTCTCCATCATAGAGTGCATTAACAAGCTTTTCCCCTCATTCTTCCAtctctctcatttcttattCGGTCTATCGTCTCATGTAAGGACTGACATCGAGACGTCTATAGTGAAGGACATGCGTGTCTCACTTTCCCACCCCCAGTACTTTCCTCATGTGTTCGTACACCACGTAGGAGATGCTGACGGCAGGAATGACCTTGAGGAAGTTGGGTGCAATGCCGCGGTACAGTCCCACCACGCCCTCCTGAGCCATGATGCTGCGGAACAGAGAGAGCATGGAGAGCTGAGGGGCACCTTTCACTgtcgctgagagagagagagagagagagagagagagagagagagagagaacaaggcTCCTGTCAGTTCATCCATCAATCAACCCACTTATTATTCAACATATTCATGCatccaacatccatccatccaatcattcaTCCAGCTATATAGCCaaccatctgtctatctatccatcgagccaaccatccatccatccatccaaccaaccatccaagCATCAAGCCAGCCactcaaccatccatccatccaaccaaccatccagcCAACCATCCagccaaccatccatccatccagtcaatatccatccaaccatccatccagtcaatatccatccatccagccaaccatccatccaaccagccaaccatccatccaaccagcCAACCAGCCAACCATCCAAGCATCAAGCCAGCCactcaaccatccatccatccatccaaccaaccatccagccaaccatccatccagtcaatatccatccatccagccaaccatccatccaaccagccaaccatccatccaaccatccaacatccatccatccagccaaccatccatccatccatccagccaaccatccatccagccagccaaccatccatccagtcaacatccatccatccagccaaccatccatccagtcaatatccatccatccagccaaccatccatccagccagccaaccatccagccagccaatatccatccatccagccaaccatccatccagccaaccatccatccagccagccaaCCATCCAgtcaatatccatccatccagccaaccatccatccaaccagccaaccatccatccaaccagccaaccatccatccaaccaaccatccatccaaccatccatccatccagccaaccATCCAGCCAACCATCCATCTGTACACcgaattatttaatatattcacCACTAAAGTTCTTTGATCTATTAGCTCATCCATCATTCCTCATCCAGTATCCAAAACAGTCACATACTAATTTGTTACTCTATATACTAAATGCTTAAAAAGtcattccatccatcctcaCTCTCTTACCCTGTGCCTGCATGCGGGTTCGGATCAGGGCGAGCGGGTATGACGCCAGCTGACCACATGTGCTGGAAACCGTACCACATCCGACCAGCACAAACACACCGGGGTCAGCTGAGCCAGAGCTGTGTCTCTGTAACCACACGTTCTTCagggtctgagagagagagagagagagagagagagaaacggagagGTGGTGATTACACGAACCCGTCTCCACTCTCACAGCTGTTTAACATCACTGTTAACACTGCTGATTGAATATAAACTGCACGCTGatccacacacagagaaaagacTTGAGCTGAACATTACAGCGTTCACGCACCTCGTAGACGGCCAGGTCGATGCCAGCGTATGGGATGATGCCCAGTATGTTGGGTATGTAGCCTTTATAAAACGCCCACAGTCCCTCCTTCTGTAGGATCTGCCGAGCGCAGTCTCGCACGCCCGAGTACTGTCCGGTCGTACGCAGGGTTAGACGCGTCTTCAGCACCTgcgcagagagacagacagatttcTAACGCTGATAATCAGTCCCTGCAGCACCTCAGAGCCGTGTCTGTCCCGTTCCTGAACATTCCACAGCACAAAGTGTTGAAGGTCGGGGTGGGCAGTGACACTACACAGATTTATCCTGTACTCATGCTCGTGCTGCTCATAGTTTAGCTCTTGTGGCGACCATTGCTTTTGTCACCTGTCTTACTTGGTTACTAAATCTACTGGAAAATGACGCCGTTTAAACCAGTGTTTCTCAGCCAGGGGTCTGCGGCATAGTTACAGGGGCTCCTCTGGTAtaagggtgggggtggggtgtgtTGGGGGAGGGATTGTCTGCAAGAATCATGTTAGGGGTCCATGGCTGAAAaaggtttgagaaccactgatttaaACGAGTGGCTTTGCTAACAATGCTAAAACGCTAGACACAAATCGATCGTGTAGGAAATCGATCCAGTGATAATCTCACATCCACTTTcggccattttcttttttacctcCATGGGGTAAATGATGGTCTGCGCCGTGGCTCCTGCTAATGATCCAGCAATGAATCTCTCATGAACCTTCAGACTCCCTCGGTCTTTACTGCCGTGAATCAGCTGCTTTATCTGTAAAATCAAACCCGTTAAAGAGTCGTCGAGGACACAactaggttagggttaggggtaatGGTAAGGGGATTAGGGGTTAACGATTGTTACCCAAGtagtgtgtgcgtttgtgtgcaCTGACCTGTTCGTAAGCGAGGAACTTGATGGCTGTTTCCGGGGCGATTTTGAGCACGTTGATGCCGTTTCCTCTCCACAGAGCGAAGAAGCCGCCCTCCTTCACCATCACTTTCAGCCCCTTCCACACACTGCCCTTATCCTTATCCAAGCTCTGACCgtgaacctacacacacacacacacacacacacacacacacacacaccattaaccATTGCCTCAgcccagtgaaggaggagtcTCATATGATATTGTAAAATGAGTGTGTGACATcttaaaatgtacttcttaTATATTAGACTGGTGATCACGTATCAACATGGGTAGATAtgccagatgtgtgtgtgtgtgtgtgtgtgtgtgtgtgtgtgtgaactctgACCTGCAGGAACACTTTGAGTCGGTCGAGAGGAGCCGTGCCCGTCCTGGAGACAGTTCCTGCCATGGCACCTGCCATCAGCTGCCTCCACACAAACCCCGACTTCCTCTCCTTCTCCGAGAACTCGTCAGGAACCGTCAGGAGCTCCCCAATGTCCaggatctacacacacacacacacacacacacacacacacagtaaggaGGTGAAGGAAAAGTTAAGTGAACtctatattgtgtgtgtgtgtgtgtgtgtgtgtgtgtgtgtgtgtgtgtgtgtgtgtgtgtgtgtgtgtggggctgaCCAGAGAGCGTTTCCAGTAGAGGGCGATGTCCTCCACGCTGTGCAGAGGGTTAAACAGGAAATGGTCACGCCATTCCACCCAGTCGATGGTCATGGTGCCATCCTTGTCCATACTGTAGTGagcgcacatgcacacacacacacacacacacaatatacagaTGTGAGATATGGGAAAGTTACAAGATCTAAATTTAAGTTACAGTAAAGCACCACACTATTCACAACCCTAAACCAACCAGAGAGCTCgctgttaccatggaaacagaACTGTTAGTGAAGTGTCTGTGGTCGAAACCAGAGGTGTTTGTGGGCGGAGTCACAGTTCAGCTCCATCACTCTGCCAGTTTTACTGGTGCTGACAAAAGTGTCATCActgacttacacacacacacattcatacaaaaccaaacacacacacacacacctctgcagGATCTTGTTTGCCTCGTCTAGCGTAACCTCCACTCCCACATTGTGTAATGAGAGCTGGATCTCTCCAGCATCAATTTcacctgtaaaacacacacacacacacacacacacacacacacacacacacagtgtgaggtCAGTGAGATCTAGCTCCAGCATGAATACAACACTCTCATAACGGAGCTAGCGATTAGACTGCTAACCGTCGTTATTGCGGTCCAGACTGCTGAACATGAGGCGGAGACGCTTCTCGTGTGTACGCAGGTACTGTGTAAACTCCTCACAGTCCAACTGTCCATCCTGATTAGTGTCTCCTTCACTCACAATCTGCTGTGGGACAGggcagagaggagagagagaagagggaagaagaggaggagagggaagagaagagacggAGGCCCAGATTGGTTAGAAATGAagggatgaggaggaggaggaggaggaagaggaagaggaggaaggtgAGGAGGAAAAAGCAAGTTACACGATGCAAAGCCAACGTTGCGGTCAAACCAGGTCACATGACCCGCCACCAAGCACATAACCGCAACACCACAGTTCCCTAAAGGAGCTTTCCCATCagacagtacagtatagtacaggtACAAGTCCCTGGTCCTGCACAGTAAAGTACCTGTGCTGAGTCCTGAACTGGGATGTGTGGGTGGAGCTAGAAATATTCCAGACCACTGACTGGTCAAACACGGTCGATCATCAGACAACCGCCATTTTGAAAAAGGTCTAcggttgtgtcccaaatcataTACACCACAGCTTGTTGCTTCATTGAGAATGGCGGTATGTGGTGAATAAAATTCATTACTAGTTAAATGTAAATCAGAGCCACAAGAGTGGTGTGGGAAATGTCACCACGCCACACTCTTCTGAGAAGCTCCTCCCACTTTCACAGGTACCATCATGTGACAGGAAACATACCCAGGCTACGGAGAGTTCCGGATTCAGACTAGGAACTGTACTGCACTGTACGAAGGTGACCCCTGCGGAGtagagaagaagaggagaagaagaggagaagaagaggagaacaagtccacaaccaaaaacaaacataaaattccACAAAACCATCCAGAGATCGTTCTGTGAAGCACAGAGACGTCCCGTTTCCTGTTTCCACCCGAAGGCGGCTCTTCTGAGCTGAGTGAAGTGGATGTGGCGAAAGCTGCAGGTGATGGTCTGAGTGATCTCACAAACACAGTGTTCCTGAACAGCAGGCTACAGTTAGGATGAATacaatatgtaaggaataaaacactctgggtcGTGCTCCATGAAAACTCTCTCTAtacacgcctctctctctctctctctctatctctctctctctctcttgcgctttctcactctctctctctctcgcgcgcgctttctcactctctctctctctctctcttgcactctctctctctctctctcttgcactttctcactctctctctctcgcactttctcactctctctctcttgcgctttctcactctctctctcttgcgctttctcactctctctcactctctctctctcgcactttctcactctctctctcttgcgctttctcactctctctcactctctctctctctctctctcttgcactttctcactctctctctctcttgcgctttctcactctctctctctcgcactttctcactctctctctcttgcgctttctcactctctctcactctctctctctcgcactttctcactctctctctcttgcactttctcactctctctctctctcttgcgctttctcactctctctctctctcttgcgctttctcactctctctctctctctcttgcgctttctcactctctctctcttgcgctttctcactctctctctctcttgcgctttctctcactctctctctcttgcgctttctctcactctctctctcttgcgcttgcttgcttgcttgcttgcttgctttctctctctctctctctctcgcactttctcactctctctctctcttgcgctttctcactctctctctctctctctctctctctcttgcgctttctcactctctctctctcttgcgctttctctcactctc
Coding sequences:
- the slc25a23a gene encoding calcium-binding mitochondrial carrier protein SCaMC-3 isoform X3, translated to MAEPRRSGAWWCLWSRARCLENEPVPETDPERERLWTEIFDQLDTNKDGRIDINELRAGLAARGLLSRTSAEQIVSEGDTNQDGQLDCEEFTQYLRTHEKRLRLMFSSLDRNNDGEIDAGEIQLSLHNVGVEVTLDEANKILQSMDKDGTMTIDWVEWRDHFLFNPLHSVEDIALYWKRSLILDIGELLTVPDEFSEKERKSGFVWRQLMAGAMAGTVSRTGTAPLDRLKVFLQVHGQSLDKDKGSVWKGLKVMVKEGGFFALWRGNGINVLKIAPETAIKFLAYEQIKQLIHGSKDRGSLKVHERFIAGSLAGATAQTIIYPMEVLKTRLTLRTTGQYSGVRDCARQILQKEGLWAFYKGYIPNILGIIPYAGIDLAVYETLKNVWLQRHSSGSADPGVFVLVGCGTVSSTCGQLASYPLALIRTRMQAQATVKGAPQLSMLSLFRSIMAQEGVVGLYRGIAPNFLKVIPAVSISYVVYEHMRKVLGVGK
- the slc25a23a gene encoding calcium-binding mitochondrial carrier protein SCaMC-3 isoform X1, with protein sequence MAEPRRSGAWWCLWSRARCLENEPVPETDPERERLWTEIFDQLDTNKDGRIDINELRAGLAARGLLSRTSAEQPAVQEHCVCEITQTITCSFRHIHFTQLRRAAFGWKQETGRLCASQNDLWMVLWNFMFVFGCGLVLLFFSSSSPLLLYSAGVTFVQCSTVPSLNPELSVAWQIVSEGDTNQDGQLDCEEFTQYLRTHEKRLRLMFSSLDRNNDGEIDAGEIQLSLHNVGVEVTLDEANKILQSMDKDGTMTIDWVEWRDHFLFNPLHSVEDIALYWKRSLILDIGELLTVPDEFSEKERKSGFVWRQLMAGAMAGTVSRTGTAPLDRLKVFLQVHGQSLDKDKGSVWKGLKVMVKEGGFFALWRGNGINVLKIAPETAIKFLAYEQIKQLIHGSKDRGSLKVHERFIAGSLAGATAQTIIYPMEVLKTRLTLRTTGQYSGVRDCARQILQKEGLWAFYKGYIPNILGIIPYAGIDLAVYETLKNVWLQRHSSGSADPGVFVLVGCGTVSSTCGQLASYPLALIRTRMQAQATVKGAPQLSMLSLFRSIMAQEGVVGLYRGIAPNFLKVIPAVSISYVVYEHMRKVLGVGK
- the slc25a23a gene encoding calcium-binding mitochondrial carrier protein SCaMC-3 isoform X2, with the protein product MAEPRRSGAWWCLWSRARCLENEPVPETDPERERLWTEIFDQLDTNKDGRIDINELRAGLAARGLLSRTSAEQQIVSEGDTNQDGQLDCEEFTQYLRTHEKRLRLMFSSLDRNNDGEIDAGEIQLSLHNVGVEVTLDEANKILQSMDKDGTMTIDWVEWRDHFLFNPLHSVEDIALYWKRSLILDIGELLTVPDEFSEKERKSGFVWRQLMAGAMAGTVSRTGTAPLDRLKVFLQVHGQSLDKDKGSVWKGLKVMVKEGGFFALWRGNGINVLKIAPETAIKFLAYEQIKQLIHGSKDRGSLKVHERFIAGSLAGATAQTIIYPMEVLKTRLTLRTTGQYSGVRDCARQILQKEGLWAFYKGYIPNILGIIPYAGIDLAVYETLKNVWLQRHSSGSADPGVFVLVGCGTVSSTCGQLASYPLALIRTRMQAQATVKGAPQLSMLSLFRSIMAQEGVVGLYRGIAPNFLKVIPAVSISYVVYEHMRKVLGVGK
- the slc25a23a gene encoding calcium-binding mitochondrial carrier protein SCaMC-3 isoform X4; translation: MVLWNFMFVFGCGLVLLFFSSSSPLLLYSAGVTFVQCSTVPSLNPELSVAWQIVSEGDTNQDGQLDCEEFTQYLRTHEKRLRLMFSSLDRNNDGEIDAGEIQLSLHNVGVEVTLDEANKILQSMDKDGTMTIDWVEWRDHFLFNPLHSVEDIALYWKRSLILDIGELLTVPDEFSEKERKSGFVWRQLMAGAMAGTVSRTGTAPLDRLKVFLQVHGQSLDKDKGSVWKGLKVMVKEGGFFALWRGNGINVLKIAPETAIKFLAYEQIKQLIHGSKDRGSLKVHERFIAGSLAGATAQTIIYPMEVLKTRLTLRTTGQYSGVRDCARQILQKEGLWAFYKGYIPNILGIIPYAGIDLAVYETLKNVWLQRHSSGSADPGVFVLVGCGTVSSTCGQLASYPLALIRTRMQAQATVKGAPQLSMLSLFRSIMAQEGVVGLYRGIAPNFLKVIPAVSISYVVYEHMRKVLGVGK